In one Pasteuria penetrans genomic region, the following are encoded:
- a CDS encoding histidine triad nucleotide-binding protein, producing the protein MQSCLFCQIVRNELSSRRVYEDGEVLAFHDTMPVAPTHVLVIPKQHLSSFVSLDEAESSLAGKLLQGVRATVRALGLEEGGFRIVVNVGEDGGQTVQHLHFHVLAGRPLAWPPG; encoded by the coding sequence GTGCAGTCCTGTTTATTTTGCCAAATTGTTAGGAACGAACTTTCATCCCGAAGGGTTTATGAGGATGGGGAGGTTTTAGCTTTCCACGATACCATGCCTGTGGCTCCTACCCATGTATTGGTGATTCCCAAGCAACATTTGTCCTCCTTTGTGTCCTTAGATGAAGCGGAATCGTCCTTGGCGGGTAAACTACTGCAGGGGGTTCGTGCTACTGTACGGGCTCTGGGCTTAGAGGAGGGGGGGTTTCGTATTGTAGTCAACGTGGGGGAAGACGGGGGTCAGACGGTACAACACCTCCATTTTCATGTTCTGGCTGGCCGTCCCCTTGCGTGGCCACCCGGTTAG
- the dxr gene encoding 1-deoxy-D-xylulose-5-phosphate reductoisomerase, producing the protein MEQVVVLGSTGSVGKSTLSILAENSDRFRVQALVAHRNATEMIGQALQFRPSMVVMTDSQAAERVRCGLSGTSVRVHSGTEILDGLVTSPMVGRVIVATSGLVGLRPTLRALEAGKRVAIANKEILVVAGHLVGQAGGSLHTGTLLPIDSEHVALLQCVQGEQWSSIQRMVLTASGGALRDLPTDQWSQATPQQVLQHPNWSMGAVITVNTATMMNKGFEIMEAHWLFGLGYDRLDAVLHPQSIVHGLVSFCDGTWLAQLGPPDMRSAVLYALTCPERVPISLQPLDWTNLELSFCTLDPARYPCFSLALEAGRRGGTFPAVLYSANTVMVETFLQGKCPFSYIWEGVNEALQRHIVQEDPSLEALEEINREVRFQTLSWCQARL; encoded by the coding sequence ATGGAACAGGTTGTTGTACTGGGTTCAACGGGTTCGGTAGGCAAGAGTACTTTGTCTATCCTGGCGGAGAATTCCGACCGTTTCCGGGTACAGGCGTTGGTAGCACATAGGAACGCTACGGAAATGATAGGACAGGCACTTCAATTTCGGCCTAGTATGGTCGTTATGACAGATTCCCAAGCGGCGGAGAGAGTACGGTGTGGGTTGAGTGGAACGTCCGTAAGGGTTCATTCGGGTACAGAAATTTTGGACGGGTTGGTGACGTCCCCCATGGTGGGACGTGTGATTGTTGCTACCTCGGGGCTCGTAGGGTTACGGCCCACCCTACGAGCCTTGGAGGCGGGTAAAAGGGTGGCTATTGCTAATAAGGAGATCCTAGTTGTGGCGGGGCACCTTGTGGGTCAAGCTGGGGGTAGTTTACATACGGGGACGCTCCTGCCTATCGATAGTGAGCATGTGGCGCTGTTGCAATGCGTACAGGGGGAACAGTGGTCCTCCATTCAACGCATGGTATTGACAGCCTCAGGGGGTGCCTTGCGTGATCTTCCTACGGATCAATGGAGTCAGGCAACCCCGCAGCAGGTGTTACAGCATCCCAATTGGTCGATGGGTGCTGTGATTACTGTCAATACAGCTACCATGATGAACAAGGGTTTTGAGATCATGGAGGCCCATTGGTTATTTGGGTTAGGGTATGACCGACTGGATGCTGTTCTCCATCCGCAGAGTATCGTGCATGGTTTGGTGAGTTTTTGCGATGGCACCTGGCTTGCCCAACTCGGTCCACCCGACATGAGAAGTGCTGTTTTGTATGCCCTTACTTGCCCGGAGAGGGTACCGATTTCTCTCCAGCCCCTCGATTGGACGAACTTGGAACTTTCCTTTTGTACCCTTGACCCCGCTCGTTATCCTTGTTTTTCCTTGGCTCTGGAGGCGGGTAGGCGGGGGGGAACCTTTCCCGCCGTGTTGTATTCAGCCAATACGGTTATGGTGGAGACTTTTTTGCAGGGGAAGTGCCCTTTTTCCTATATTTGGGAAGGGGTGAATGAGGCTTTGCAACGACATATTGTCCAAGAGGATCCTTCGCTGGAGGCACTGGAGGAGATCAACAGGGAGGTGCGTTTTCAGACTCTATCCTGGTGTCAGGCTAGGTTATGA
- a CDS encoding isoprenyl transferase, translating to MKRWRDRKGDEEDDKRLQEDLRSSPLPTHVAIITDGNGRWARQRGLHRTVGHKAGVQRVQEIVRAAHRLTIPVLTFYVFSTENWRRPADEVDFLLGLPSSLLRSHLSELMGFNVRVRIIGDRTTLPQKTRETIDEFEGSTGGNTGMILNFAVNYGSRDEIVQAVRAIARDAAAGKISPEEVDTSLFEQNLLTQGLPDPDLIIRTSGEMRVSNFLLWQLAYSELLFVDTLWPDFTAQQFHWALWDFQLRSRRYGSVD from the coding sequence ATGAAACGCTGGCGCGATCGTAAGGGGGACGAGGAAGACGATAAAAGGTTGCAGGAGGATTTGCGTTCCTCTCCACTGCCCACCCATGTCGCCATCATTACGGACGGCAATGGACGTTGGGCGCGGCAGAGGGGTCTGCATCGGACAGTAGGGCACAAGGCCGGGGTGCAGCGTGTTCAGGAAATCGTTCGTGCGGCCCATCGGCTTACCATCCCCGTGCTTACTTTCTACGTTTTCTCAACGGAGAATTGGCGACGGCCTGCAGATGAAGTCGATTTTTTACTCGGTTTGCCCTCTAGCCTTTTGCGATCGCATTTATCGGAATTGATGGGGTTCAATGTCCGTGTGCGGATCATTGGCGACCGGACTACATTGCCCCAGAAGACACGGGAGACGATAGATGAGTTTGAGGGATCCACGGGTGGAAATACAGGCATGATTTTGAATTTTGCGGTCAATTATGGATCTAGGGATGAGATTGTGCAGGCCGTGCGGGCTATTGCAAGGGATGCGGCGGCGGGTAAAATTTCCCCGGAGGAAGTGGATACCTCCTTATTTGAACAGAATTTGCTCACGCAGGGATTGCCTGATCCCGATCTGATCATTCGAACGAGTGGTGAAATGCGGGTGAGCAATTTTTTACTTTGGCAACTTGCCTATAGTGAGCTGCTTTTTGTTGATACCTTATGGCCAGATTTTACAGCCCAACAATTTCATTGGGCGCTTTGGGATTTTCAGCTTCGTTCGCGTCGTTATGGATCTGTGGATTGA
- the frr gene encoding ribosome recycling factor, producing the protein MQAIEERARGRMEKALEALKRELSTLRSGRANPAMLDRVRVPCYGGESPLHHVATVSAPEARLLVVQPFDRAMLPEIERSILKANLGLTPNDDGQTLRIPLPALSQERRQEMAKAARQMGEKSKVVLRGVRRDAIEEIKKSEKKGTLPEDSSRRAQESIQKLADGFKKDIEYIVDSKEKEITNA; encoded by the coding sequence ATGCAAGCCATTGAGGAACGAGCCCGTGGGCGAATGGAAAAGGCATTGGAGGCACTGAAAAGGGAGCTCAGTACGTTGCGTTCCGGACGGGCTAATCCCGCCATGTTGGATAGGGTTAGGGTGCCCTGTTATGGGGGTGAGTCCCCCCTTCATCATGTGGCAACAGTTTCTGCCCCGGAGGCACGTTTGCTGGTGGTTCAGCCTTTCGACCGCGCTATGCTCCCTGAAATTGAGCGTTCCATTCTTAAGGCTAATTTGGGTCTTACGCCCAATGATGATGGACAAACGTTACGGATTCCTCTACCGGCCCTGAGCCAGGAACGGCGACAGGAAATGGCTAAAGCAGCCCGTCAGATGGGTGAGAAATCGAAGGTTGTTCTCCGGGGTGTGCGGAGAGATGCTATCGAGGAAATAAAAAAGTCCGAGAAAAAAGGTACCCTCCCAGAGGATTCGTCCCGGCGTGCCCAGGAATCCATACAAAAATTGGCGGATGGCTTCAAGAAGGATATAGAGTATATTGTTGATTCAAAAGAGAAAGAAATAACCAATGCATGA
- the rpsU gene encoding 30S ribosomal protein S21, with product MVETRVRGNESLDSALRRFKRSCARDGVLSEVRRRERHEKPSVKRKRKAEAARRKKR from the coding sequence TTGGTTGAGACACGCGTAAGGGGCAATGAATCTCTAGATAGTGCCCTGCGCCGTTTCAAGCGCTCCTGCGCTAGGGATGGTGTTTTGTCTGAAGTTCGGCGGCGTGAGCGGCATGAGAAGCCGAGTGTGAAACGTAAGCGTAAAGCAGAGGCGGCGCGACGTAAGAAGCGATAG
- a CDS encoding reverse transcriptase domain-containing protein, producing the protein MLYYLELYLHFHAASYGYHSRRSAIQALHSPVERTVGSIARGIDFDIKEYFDPISHDMVMRVLQFFAENRAILLYCERWLKASVQIPDGTSQSVTEGTSQGGVISPLLANLFLHRVKG; encoded by the coding sequence ATATTATATTATCTAGAACTATATCTCCATTTTCATGCTGCATCTTATGGGTATCATTCGAGAAGATCGGCCATTCAGGCCCTCCACAGTCCTGTCGAAAGAACGGTTGGATCCATTGCTCGGGGAATCGATTTCGATATCAAAGAGTACTTTGATCCTATTTCGCATGACATGGTTATGCGAGTTCTTCAATTCTTTGCGGAGAACAGAGCGATACTTCTCTATTGTGAAAGATGGCTAAAGGCGTCTGTTCAGATTCCGGATGGAACGAGCCAATCAGTGACCGAGGGTACATCGCAAGGTGGGGTTATCAGTCCACTGTTGGCCAATTTATTCTTGCATCGTGTAAAAGGCTGA
- the rpsB gene encoding 30S ribosomal protein S2 yields MAVVSMKQLLEAGVHFGHQTRRWNPKMAQYIFTNRNNIYIIDLQKTVKMMDQAYQFVRDVARSGGTILMVGTKKQAQDAVREEATRCGNFFVNHRWLGGTLTNFQTIRKRIDRLQSLVRMEEEGTFGLLPKREVVLLLKERNRLEKFLGGIRDMRRLPDMVFIIDPRKERIAVAEARKLRIPIVAIVDTNCDPDEIDYIIPGNDDAIRAVRLFTGRIADAMLEGRQGEQHASSGSGGSRSQSQAVASASP; encoded by the coding sequence ATGGCAGTCGTTTCTATGAAGCAGTTGTTGGAGGCTGGCGTCCATTTCGGTCATCAAACGCGTCGTTGGAATCCGAAAATGGCGCAATACATCTTTACCAATAGAAACAATATTTATATCATTGACTTACAGAAAACGGTAAAGATGATGGATCAGGCCTATCAGTTTGTACGGGATGTGGCGCGCTCTGGTGGTACCATCCTTATGGTAGGTACAAAAAAGCAGGCGCAGGACGCTGTTCGGGAAGAAGCGACGCGTTGTGGAAATTTCTTTGTCAATCACCGTTGGCTGGGGGGGACGTTGACCAATTTCCAGACGATTCGTAAACGTATTGATCGGTTGCAGAGTCTGGTAAGGATGGAGGAGGAGGGAACCTTCGGTCTCCTTCCCAAACGTGAGGTTGTTCTTTTGTTGAAGGAACGCAATCGTTTGGAGAAGTTCCTCGGTGGCATCAGGGATATGCGTCGTTTGCCTGATATGGTCTTTATCATCGACCCTCGTAAGGAGAGGATTGCTGTTGCCGAGGCAAGGAAGTTGCGCATTCCTATTGTTGCCATTGTGGATACCAATTGTGATCCTGATGAAATTGATTACATTATCCCGGGTAACGATGATGCCATTCGTGCTGTTCGCCTCTTTACGGGTAGGATTGCTGATGCCATGTTGGAGGGACGTCAGGGGGAACAGCACGCGTCCTCCGGTTCGGGGGGGTCAAGATCCCAGTCTCAAGCTGTGGCTTCTGCCAGCCCATAG
- the deoC gene encoding deoxyribose-phosphate aldolase → MALLHGQQPSLGARLDHTLLAPAATRSDIVALCDAARRHQFASVCILPTWVRCASEVLRGSGVAVGTVIGFPLGSTSTTAKVAEARTAVHDGASELDMVLNLGAFKSGEYQQVVDDIHAVVGVAKGCLVKVILEVGYLDATELNRACQLAVQGGAHFVKTATGFGPRGASVGAIRAMVDAVGDKVAVKASGGIRDSKFAYELLMAGADRLGTSVGENIMREGVG, encoded by the coding sequence ATGGCGCTTCTTCATGGTCAACAGCCGTCTTTGGGGGCTCGTTTGGATCACACCCTACTCGCGCCAGCAGCTACACGCTCCGATATCGTGGCATTGTGCGATGCGGCGCGTAGACACCAATTTGCATCCGTCTGTATATTGCCTACCTGGGTTCGTTGTGCCTCCGAGGTTCTGCGGGGGAGTGGTGTTGCAGTAGGTACAGTCATCGGTTTCCCTTTGGGATCCACCTCTACAACGGCCAAGGTTGCGGAGGCGAGAACGGCAGTCCACGATGGTGCGAGTGAGTTGGATATGGTTCTCAACCTCGGCGCTTTTAAGAGCGGGGAATACCAACAAGTCGTGGACGATATACACGCGGTAGTTGGTGTGGCTAAGGGTTGCCTGGTGAAAGTGATTCTAGAAGTGGGTTATCTGGACGCAACCGAGTTGAACCGGGCGTGCCAGTTGGCCGTGCAGGGTGGTGCCCATTTTGTAAAGACGGCAACAGGTTTCGGGCCCCGTGGGGCTTCAGTAGGGGCCATACGGGCCATGGTGGATGCCGTGGGGGATAAGGTGGCGGTGAAGGCTTCCGGTGGAATTCGCGATTCAAAGTTTGCGTATGAACTTTTGATGGCAGGTGCGGATCGGTTGGGAACGAGCGTGGGTGAGAATATTATGCGGGAAGGGGTGGGTTGA
- the tsf gene encoding translation elongation factor Ts, producing MAAISAEKVKELRKRTGAGFMDCKKALESMQGDMEKSVSYLRERGIAGALRKGDRATREGIVDSYIHGEGRIGVLVEVNCETDFVARTKEFRSLVRDVAMHVAAMQPQYVHHGEVPAEALEQEREVLKKQAMREGKPPAVVDRMVEGRLRKYCQEICLLDQPFVRDNSKTVGDLVKEKIAQLGENVTVRRFVRFVVGEGMDGET from the coding sequence TTGGCAGCTATATCAGCGGAGAAGGTGAAGGAGTTACGTAAGAGGACAGGTGCGGGTTTCATGGATTGTAAAAAGGCCCTGGAGTCCATGCAAGGGGATATGGAAAAGTCGGTTTCTTATCTGCGTGAACGAGGAATTGCTGGGGCATTGAGGAAAGGGGATCGTGCAACGCGGGAAGGTATTGTTGATTCGTACATACATGGTGAGGGCCGCATTGGGGTGCTTGTGGAGGTCAATTGTGAGACCGATTTTGTTGCCAGAACGAAGGAGTTTCGTTCCCTTGTGCGTGATGTAGCCATGCATGTCGCTGCTATGCAGCCCCAGTATGTACACCATGGTGAGGTTCCCGCCGAGGCCCTTGAACAAGAAAGGGAGGTTTTGAAAAAGCAGGCAATGCGTGAAGGGAAACCACCTGCGGTGGTTGATCGGATGGTGGAGGGTCGGTTGCGTAAGTATTGTCAAGAAATTTGTTTGTTGGATCAACCCTTTGTTAGGGATAATAGTAAAACGGTGGGTGATTTGGTGAAGGAGAAGATTGCGCAATTGGGTGAAAATGTTACCGTGCGTCGTTTTGTCCGCTTTGTCGTGGGGGAAGGAATGGATGGTGAAACCTAG
- a CDS encoding phosphatidate cytidylyltransferase — translation MEVAKRTSSYRRLFTGILGGTSFLFLLWYVPWGYTVVLLLLAWVSLLEFLYAQRGTIVQPLSLGPFLFGSGVILVLFLHFLPHYFIYIIGCDFLNISEYPYVLYFALLFFLLLSVASSNRVDFAHASQILVAACYLGVGFGSMAFFLWEVGPLFSLCVFAMIWINDTAAYIMGRKWGRTPLLLGISPGKTVEGALGGVGMALVMGLFLMVWWPGLFSFSMVVLVALAAPIGDLIQSAWKRSFGVKDFGFLLPGHGGILDRFDSMLLSFLMLYLLRVV, via the coding sequence TTGGAGGTTGCAAAACGAACGTCGTCATATAGACGTTTATTTACGGGTATCCTGGGGGGCACCTCTTTTCTTTTTCTGCTGTGGTATGTTCCATGGGGGTATACGGTTGTCCTTTTGCTCCTGGCATGGGTATCTCTCCTAGAATTTTTGTATGCGCAACGCGGTACGATTGTACAACCTCTGTCCTTGGGTCCATTTTTATTTGGTAGTGGGGTTATCCTGGTTCTCTTCCTTCACTTTTTACCACACTATTTTATATATATCATCGGTTGTGATTTTTTGAATATTTCGGAGTACCCCTACGTTCTGTATTTTGCCCTCCTTTTCTTCCTTCTGCTGAGTGTGGCTAGCAGTAATAGGGTTGATTTTGCCCATGCATCCCAGATCCTGGTGGCAGCATGTTATTTGGGTGTAGGCTTTGGGAGCATGGCGTTCTTCCTATGGGAGGTGGGTCCGTTGTTCTCCTTATGCGTTTTTGCCATGATATGGATCAATGATACAGCTGCCTATATTATGGGACGAAAATGGGGGCGAACGCCGTTGCTACTAGGGATTAGCCCGGGTAAAACGGTCGAGGGGGCGCTGGGTGGAGTAGGTATGGCCTTGGTGATGGGTCTTTTTCTTATGGTTTGGTGGCCAGGGTTGTTTTCTTTTTCAATGGTCGTTCTAGTGGCTTTAGCGGCACCTATTGGTGATTTGATTCAGTCTGCATGGAAGCGTTCATTTGGGGTGAAGGATTTTGGTTTTCTCTTGCCGGGTCATGGGGGTATTCTAGATCGTTTTGATAGTATGTTATTGTCTTTCCTTATGTTGTATTTGTTGAGGGTGGTGTGA
- a CDS encoding polysaccharide deacetylase family protein, whose amino-acid sequence MYSAFSSPWVRVGIWFPLLGAVLAGFDTEMLWFVDGDEYLRKRITQHARAHYVPPEDAYVDKIWKAVPGLNGYRIDEEATFQRTKQSRGRGIVNVWRSIPPVVQLHSLSALPVYRGNPRKNAVGLMFNVAWGTEHLDGILRILQHKGLRATFFLDGFWLKDHPVEARRLLDGGHEIGNHGYNHSLLEQADLGKITRTMQRTRALLQEMLGIRSYLFAPPAGSFDQRTVDEARRQGMVTILWSCDTVDWRKDATPERIINRVGGKIQSGSLILMHPTPSTVRALPAILSLAQDRHLRMGSVGEVLSSDYYLPAMDPAHGVKMHENSSG is encoded by the coding sequence TTGTACTCAGCTTTTTCCTCTCCCTGGGTGCGTGTAGGGATATGGTTCCCCTTGTTGGGGGCGGTTCTCGCGGGTTTTGATACAGAGATGTTGTGGTTTGTAGATGGGGATGAATACCTACGGAAACGGATTACCCAGCATGCCAGGGCCCATTATGTTCCTCCCGAGGATGCCTATGTTGATAAGATCTGGAAGGCTGTTCCGGGTTTGAATGGTTATCGGATTGATGAGGAGGCTACCTTTCAGCGTACAAAACAATCCAGAGGTCGGGGAATCGTGAACGTATGGCGGAGTATTCCCCCCGTGGTGCAACTTCATAGTTTGTCTGCTTTGCCCGTGTATCGGGGCAACCCTCGAAAGAATGCAGTGGGTTTGATGTTCAATGTGGCTTGGGGAACGGAACATTTGGATGGAATTTTGCGTATTTTGCAACATAAGGGGCTAAGGGCGACCTTTTTTCTGGACGGGTTTTGGTTGAAGGATCATCCTGTAGAAGCCCGGCGTCTTCTCGACGGGGGGCACGAAATTGGTAACCATGGTTACAATCATTCGTTGCTGGAACAGGCTGATCTGGGGAAAATTACCCGTACCATGCAGAGGACAAGGGCTTTGCTGCAGGAGATGCTTGGTATTCGAAGCTACCTCTTCGCCCCCCCAGCTGGTAGTTTTGATCAGCGTACCGTGGATGAGGCTCGTCGTCAGGGAATGGTAACGATTCTGTGGAGCTGTGATACTGTGGATTGGCGAAAGGATGCCACACCAGAGAGGATTATCAATCGGGTGGGTGGGAAAATTCAGTCAGGTTCGTTGATTCTTATGCACCCGACACCCAGTACGGTACGTGCCTTACCAGCTATTCTTTCCCTAGCCCAGGATCGTCATTTGCGTATGGGGAGTGTAGGTGAGGTTTTGTCTAGTGATTACTATCTTCCGGCCATGGATCCAGCCCATGGGGTGAAAATGCACGAGAATAGCTCTGGATGA
- the pyrH gene encoding UMP kinase translates to MKKSLYQRVMLKLSGEALAGSQGCGVDPVVTASLAKQIQDVVALRVQVAVVVGGGNFWRGQINAERGMHRATADYMGMLATMINSLALQDALEKIQVPTRLQTAIEMRQIAEPYIRRRAVRHLEKGRVVIFGGGIGSPFFSTDTTAALRAADIEADVILMAKHNIDGVYTVDPSRDPTARKYDMLTHRQILNQDLRVMDATASSLCMDNNIPLVVFDIARVGNIRRVVVGERIGTMIKGEVDHASH, encoded by the coding sequence TTGAAAAAGTCCCTATACCAGAGGGTCATGCTTAAACTGAGTGGTGAGGCCTTAGCTGGGTCGCAGGGTTGTGGCGTGGACCCTGTTGTGACGGCTTCATTGGCAAAGCAGATTCAAGATGTCGTGGCTCTTCGGGTGCAGGTGGCTGTTGTGGTGGGTGGAGGTAATTTTTGGCGTGGTCAAATCAATGCGGAACGCGGTATGCATAGGGCTACGGCCGATTATATGGGTATGCTGGCAACCATGATCAATTCGCTTGCTTTGCAGGATGCACTGGAAAAGATACAGGTGCCCACACGTTTGCAGACGGCAATCGAGATGCGGCAGATTGCAGAGCCCTATATCCGTCGCCGTGCCGTTCGTCATTTGGAGAAGGGGCGGGTTGTTATTTTTGGTGGTGGTATTGGTAGTCCTTTTTTTTCCACGGATACAACAGCAGCCTTACGGGCGGCCGATATTGAGGCTGATGTCATTTTGATGGCTAAGCACAATATTGATGGTGTTTATACGGTGGACCCCTCACGAGATCCCACAGCCCGGAAGTATGATATGTTAACGCATCGACAGATTTTGAACCAAGATCTGCGTGTAATGGATGCAACGGCCTCCTCATTGTGTATGGATAATAATATTCCGTTGGTCGTTTTCGATATTGCAAGGGTGGGAAATATTCGGCGTGTGGTGGTAGGTGAACGGATTGGTACGATGATCAAGGGGGAAGTGGATCATGCAAGCCATTGA